The following are encoded in a window of Massilia sp. R2A-15 genomic DNA:
- a CDS encoding homoserine dehydrogenase yields MKPIKVGLLGIGTVGAGTFHVLKRNQEEIRRRAGRGIEIAMVAARNTERAGSLVEGQCQVVGDPFAVVDHPDIDIVVELIGGYELPYELVMRAIANGKHVVTANKALLALHGNEIFAAAQEKGVMVAFEAAVAGGIPIIKALREGLTANRIESVAGIINGTTNFILSEMRDKGLDFSTALAQAQGLGYAEADPTFDIEGVDAAHKLTIMSAIAFGIPVQFDKAHVEGISKLQAIDIKYAEQLGYRIKLLGITRRTVIDGVEGIELRVHPTLIPAKRLIANVEGAMNAVLVQADAVGATLYYGKGAGAEPTASSVIADLVDITRLATADPEYRVPHLAFQPNQMTDVAIWPMSEINTSYYLRVYVKNRLGVMADLTRILADARISIDAVLQKEPAEGATRLDIIMLTHQTREKNIDAAIAKIEALETVVGSVTRIRLESLS; encoded by the coding sequence ATGAAACCCATCAAAGTAGGCCTGCTAGGCATCGGCACCGTCGGTGCGGGCACATTCCACGTCCTCAAGCGCAACCAGGAAGAGATCCGGCGCCGCGCCGGCCGCGGCATCGAGATCGCCATGGTCGCGGCGCGCAATACCGAGCGCGCGGGCAGCCTGGTCGAAGGCCAGTGCCAGGTCGTCGGCGACCCGTTCGCCGTGGTCGACCATCCCGACATCGACATCGTGGTCGAACTGATTGGCGGCTACGAGCTGCCGTACGAACTGGTGATGCGCGCCATCGCCAACGGCAAGCACGTGGTCACCGCCAACAAGGCGCTGCTGGCGCTGCACGGCAACGAGATTTTCGCCGCCGCCCAGGAGAAGGGCGTGATGGTCGCGTTCGAGGCCGCGGTGGCCGGCGGCATCCCCATCATCAAGGCGCTGCGCGAAGGCCTGACCGCCAACCGCATCGAGTCGGTGGCCGGCATCATCAACGGCACCACCAACTTCATCCTGTCCGAGATGCGCGACAAGGGCCTGGATTTTTCGACCGCGCTGGCGCAGGCGCAGGGCCTGGGCTACGCGGAGGCCGATCCGACCTTCGACATCGAAGGCGTGGACGCGGCGCACAAGCTGACCATCATGTCGGCGATCGCCTTCGGCATCCCGGTGCAGTTCGACAAGGCGCACGTGGAAGGCATCAGCAAGCTGCAGGCGATCGACATCAAGTACGCCGAGCAGCTGGGCTACCGCATCAAGCTGCTGGGCATCACGCGGCGCACGGTGATCGACGGCGTGGAAGGCATCGAGCTGCGCGTACACCCGACGCTGATCCCGGCCAAGCGCCTGATCGCCAACGTCGAAGGCGCGATGAACGCGGTGCTGGTGCAGGCCGACGCGGTGGGCGCCACGCTCTACTACGGCAAGGGCGCCGGCGCCGAGCCGACCGCCTCGTCGGTGATCGCCGACCTGGTCGACATCACCCGCCTGGCCACCGCCGACCCGGAGTACCGCGTGCCGCACCTGGCGTTCCAGCCGAACCAGATGACCGACGTGGCGATCTGGCCGATGTCGGAGATTAATACCAGCTACTACCTGCGGGTGTACGTGAAGAACCGGCTCGGCGTGATGGCCGACCTGACGCGGATACTTGCGGACGCAAGGATTTCCATCGACGCGGTGCTGCAGAAGGAGCCGGCGGAGGGCGCGACGCGGCTCGACATCATCATGCTGACGCACCAGACGCGCGAGAAGAACATCGACGCGGCGATCGCCAAGATCGAAGCGCTGGAGACGGTGGTGGGCAGCGTGACGCGGATCCGCCTCGAGAGCCTGAGCTGA
- a CDS encoding Mth938-like domain-containing protein → MKLHSSSTQQYQTVTGYFDGGVEINAAPYDYSLTVMPEVPPRPWPVAAFEDLTEAHFEAIALDAPDVVILGTGERQRFIHPRLIAALSSRRIGVECMDNQAACRTYNILMGEGRKVTLALILGAPGAR, encoded by the coding sequence ATGAAGCTCCATTCCAGCTCGACCCAACAATACCAGACCGTCACCGGCTACTTCGACGGCGGCGTCGAAATCAACGCCGCGCCCTACGACTACAGCCTGACCGTGATGCCGGAAGTGCCGCCGCGGCCGTGGCCGGTGGCCGCCTTCGAGGACCTGACCGAGGCCCATTTCGAGGCGATCGCGCTTGACGCGCCCGACGTCGTCATCCTCGGCACGGGCGAGCGCCAGCGCTTCATCCACCCGCGCCTGATCGCGGCGCTGTCGTCGCGCCGCATCGGCGTCGAGTGCATGGACAACCAGGCCGCCTGCCGCACCTACAACATCCTGATGGGCGAAGGCCGCAAGGTCACGCTGGCGCTGATCCTCGGAGCGCCAGGCGCCCGATGA
- a CDS encoding pyridoxal phosphate-dependent aminotransferase codes for MRPILKSNKLDDVCYEIRGPAMEKARQMEEDGHKIIKLNIGNLAVFGFDPPDEIVQDMIMNLHGAAGYTDSKGMFAPRKAVMHYTQGKKIAGVKIDDIYLGNGASELIVMAMNGLLNNGDEVLVPAPDYPLWTAAVSLSGGNPVHYVCDEQAGWFPDIEDMRRKITPNTKAIVVINPNNPTGALYPREVLLEIVELARQHQLIIYADEIYDKTLYDGEEHESIAALADDVLFVTLNGLSKNYRSCGYRAGWMVVSGEKRHAKDYIEGLNMLASMRLCANAPGQFAIQTALGGYQSIADLVGPGGRLLKQRDLAHKLLTDIPGVTCVKPKAALYMFPRLDPAMYPIADDQQFACDLLSEEKVLIVQGTGFNWIAPDHFRLVFLPNSDDLTDACGRIARYLDGYRRRHGRG; via the coding sequence TTGCGACCGATTCTGAAATCGAACAAGCTCGACGACGTGTGCTACGAGATCCGCGGCCCGGCCATGGAAAAGGCGCGCCAGATGGAAGAAGACGGCCACAAGATCATCAAGCTCAATATCGGCAACCTGGCGGTGTTCGGCTTCGACCCGCCGGACGAGATCGTGCAGGACATGATCATGAACCTGCACGGCGCGGCCGGCTACACCGACTCGAAGGGCATGTTCGCGCCGCGCAAGGCGGTGATGCACTACACCCAGGGCAAGAAGATCGCCGGCGTGAAGATCGACGACATCTACCTGGGCAACGGCGCCTCCGAGCTGATCGTGATGGCGATGAACGGCCTGCTCAACAACGGCGACGAAGTGCTGGTGCCGGCGCCCGACTACCCGCTGTGGACGGCCGCGGTCAGCCTTTCGGGCGGCAACCCGGTGCATTACGTCTGCGACGAGCAGGCCGGCTGGTTCCCCGACATCGAGGACATGCGCCGCAAGATCACGCCCAACACCAAGGCGATCGTCGTGATCAACCCGAACAACCCGACCGGCGCGCTGTATCCGCGCGAAGTGCTGCTCGAGATCGTCGAACTGGCGCGCCAGCACCAGCTGATCATCTACGCCGACGAAATCTACGACAAGACCCTGTACGACGGCGAGGAGCACGAGTCGATCGCCGCGCTGGCCGACGACGTGCTGTTCGTGACCCTGAACGGCCTGTCGAAGAACTACCGCTCGTGCGGCTACCGCGCCGGCTGGATGGTGGTGTCGGGCGAGAAGCGCCACGCCAAGGACTACATCGAGGGCCTGAACATGCTCGCCTCGATGCGCCTGTGCGCCAACGCGCCGGGCCAGTTCGCCATCCAGACCGCGCTGGGCGGCTACCAGAGCATCGCCGACCTGGTCGGCCCGGGCGGGCGCTTGCTCAAGCAGCGCGACCTCGCCCACAAACTGCTTACCGATATACCGGGCGTTACCTGCGTCAAGCCAAAAGCGGCGCTGTACATGTTCCCGCGCCTCGACCCCGCGATGTATCCGATCGCGGACGACCAGCAGTTCGCCTGCGACCTGCTGTCCGAGGAAAAAGTCCTGATCGTGCAGGGCACGGGATTCAACTGGATCGCGCCGGACCACTTCCGGCTGGTGTTCCTGCCGAACTCCGATGACCTGACCGATGCATGCGGCCGCATCGCCCGCTACCTCGATGGCTACCGCCGGAGGCACGGGCGCGGCTGA
- a CDS encoding response regulator has product MRILLVEDHLELSHWLAKALRDANLTVETATSGADADALLHTQDYSLVLLDLTLPKMDGLEVLRRLRARGGPRAKTPVMILTARGGLEERVQGLNLGADDYLAKPFELSELEARVKALLRRSQGNEALVHQCGALSFDTVTRMFTYGGAPLALTPREHAVLEALITRPGRAVPKEKLFDEVFALSDDANVDAIELYIHRVRKKLDKVADNGAAITTLRGIGYMLQPRDPA; this is encoded by the coding sequence ATGCGCATACTTTTAGTTGAAGACCACCTCGAACTGTCCCACTGGCTGGCCAAGGCCCTGCGCGACGCCAACCTCACCGTCGAGACGGCGACCAGCGGGGCCGACGCCGACGCCCTGCTGCACACCCAGGACTACTCGCTGGTGCTGCTCGACCTGACCCTGCCCAAGATGGACGGCCTCGAAGTGCTGCGGCGCCTGCGCGCGCGCGGCGGCCCGCGCGCCAAGACGCCGGTGATGATCCTTACCGCGCGCGGCGGGCTGGAAGAACGCGTCCAGGGCCTGAACCTGGGCGCCGACGACTACCTGGCCAAGCCGTTCGAACTGTCCGAACTGGAAGCGCGCGTGAAGGCGCTGCTGCGGCGCAGCCAGGGCAACGAAGCGCTGGTGCACCAGTGCGGCGCGCTGTCCTTCGACACCGTCACGCGCATGTTCACCTACGGCGGCGCCCCGCTGGCGCTGACCCCGCGCGAGCACGCGGTGCTCGAAGCGCTGATCACCCGCCCGGGGCGCGCGGTGCCGAAGGAGAAGCTGTTCGACGAAGTGTTCGCGCTGTCGGACGACGCCAACGTCGACGCCATCGAGCTATACATCCACCGCGTGCGCAAGAAGCTCGACAAGGTCGCCGACAACGGCGCGGCCATCACGACCTTGCGCGGCATCGGCTACATGCTGCAGCCGCGCGACCCGGCCTGA
- a CDS encoding porin — translation MKKSVLSLAVFAALAAAGAAHAQSNVQVYGLIDAGIEELNHANANQNTVTKVISGGKNTSRWGFRGTEDLGSGLKAVFNLEGGILMDTGAADGAMFKRQAYVGLEGGFGRVVIGRSFTTTYDFVINFDPLGYAPNYSWATSSNATGPSKYGMTTAFDNLVKYSGSTGDFKYGATVGLGEQPGSSADSRKYAVGGSWTHSGLGLMAAYEQVNGNVVPATGNRDETKAYHLGADYKTGDWRLTAGMRGYKLVAGKAATADVRADTYWGGLSYYIKPAITVTGAVYHVNVKEVAAGQDADPTMYVARILYALSKRTDLYTAVGYAKAKNGKLVGLSRDDAGFGNSQTGVTVGIQHRF, via the coding sequence ATGAAGAAGTCTGTTCTTTCGCTCGCAGTATTCGCAGCCCTTGCCGCCGCTGGCGCCGCCCACGCGCAGTCCAACGTCCAGGTGTACGGCCTGATCGACGCCGGCATCGAAGAACTGAACCACGCCAACGCCAACCAGAACACCGTCACCAAGGTCATCTCGGGCGGCAAGAACACTTCGCGCTGGGGCTTCCGCGGCACCGAGGACCTGGGCAGCGGCCTGAAAGCCGTATTCAACCTCGAAGGCGGCATCCTGATGGACACCGGCGCCGCCGATGGCGCGATGTTCAAGCGCCAGGCATACGTCGGCCTTGAAGGCGGTTTCGGCCGCGTCGTGATCGGCCGTTCGTTCACCACCACCTACGACTTCGTCATCAACTTCGACCCGCTCGGCTACGCGCCGAACTACTCGTGGGCGACCTCCTCGAACGCCACCGGCCCGTCGAAATACGGCATGACCACCGCCTTCGACAACCTGGTCAAGTACTCGGGCAGCACGGGCGACTTCAAATACGGCGCGACGGTCGGCCTGGGCGAGCAGCCGGGCAGCAGCGCCGACAGCCGCAAATACGCGGTCGGCGGCTCGTGGACCCACTCCGGCCTGGGCCTGATGGCAGCCTACGAGCAGGTCAACGGCAACGTCGTCCCCGCCACCGGCAACCGCGACGAAACCAAGGCCTACCACCTGGGCGCGGACTACAAGACCGGCGACTGGCGCCTGACGGCCGGCATGCGCGGCTACAAGCTGGTGGCCGGCAAAGCCGCCACCGCCGACGTGCGCGCCGACACCTACTGGGGCGGCCTGAGCTACTACATCAAGCCGGCCATCACCGTGACCGGCGCGGTCTATCACGTCAACGTGAAGGAAGTCGCCGCCGGCCAGGACGCCGATCCGACCATGTACGTGGCGCGCATCCTGTACGCGCTGTCCAAGCGCACCGACCTGTACACCGCCGTCGGCTACGCCAAGGCCAAGAACGGCAAGCTGGTGGGCCTGTCGCGCGACGACGCCGGCTTCGGCAACTCGCAGACCGGCGTGACCGTCGGCATCCAGCACCGCTTCTAA
- a CDS encoding tripartite tricarboxylate transporter substrate binding protein, with product MKARLPLFAAAMLLVASGAARAADAECIVPSKPGGAMDLTCKLAQKALHGNGQMRLNYMPGGIGAVAWHTLVSQRASEPNTLVAFSGGSLLNLAQGKFGKARASDVRWVAALGADYGMVAVRSDSQFKSLADLLDALRKQPEKVLIGVSGTIGSQDWLKMALVAQRAGIDPKVLRFVALEGGGESFTALDASFVQVVSGDASEATLYAGAGKVRVLAVLSEKRLPGVLASAPTAREQGIDVVWPIIRGVWMGPKVPDADYRRWVRAFEQAEASPEFAQIRASQGFYPFSMTGEALTQYVTKAIDDYNRQARQFKLVR from the coding sequence ATGAAAGCCCGCCTGCCGCTGTTCGCCGCCGCCATGCTGCTGGTGGCAAGCGGCGCCGCGCGCGCGGCCGACGCCGAGTGCATCGTGCCGTCCAAGCCGGGCGGCGCGATGGACCTGACCTGCAAGCTGGCGCAGAAGGCGCTGCACGGAAACGGCCAGATGCGGCTGAACTACATGCCGGGCGGGATCGGCGCGGTGGCCTGGCACACGCTGGTATCTCAGCGCGCCAGCGAGCCGAACACGCTGGTGGCGTTTTCGGGCGGCTCATTGCTCAATCTCGCGCAGGGCAAGTTCGGCAAGGCCAGGGCGTCCGATGTGCGCTGGGTTGCGGCGCTTGGCGCGGACTACGGCATGGTCGCGGTGCGCTCGGATTCGCAGTTCAAGTCGCTGGCCGACCTGCTCGACGCGCTCAGGAAGCAGCCGGAAAAGGTGCTGATCGGCGTCTCCGGCACCATCGGCAGCCAGGACTGGCTGAAGATGGCGCTGGTGGCGCAGCGCGCCGGCATCGACCCGAAAGTGCTGCGCTTCGTGGCGCTGGAAGGCGGCGGCGAATCGTTCACCGCGCTCGACGCCAGCTTCGTCCAGGTGGTGTCGGGCGACGCATCGGAAGCGACGCTGTATGCCGGCGCCGGCAAGGTGCGGGTGCTGGCGGTGCTGTCCGAGAAGCGCCTTCCCGGCGTGTTGGCCAGCGCCCCGACCGCGCGCGAGCAGGGCATCGACGTGGTGTGGCCGATCATCCGCGGCGTGTGGATGGGGCCCAAGGTGCCGGATGCCGATTACCGGCGCTGGGTGCGCGCCTTCGAACAGGCGGAAGCCAGTCCCGAGTTCGCCCAGATCCGCGCATCGCAGGGCTTCTACCCGTTCAGCATGACGGGCGAGGCACTGACGCAGTATGTGACAAAAGCGATTGACGATTACAACCGGCAGGCCAGGCAGTTCAAGCTGGTCCGCTAA
- a CDS encoding ABC transporter substrate-binding protein — protein sequence MKLTKTILSAAIAATLAGAAMSAYAQVPAGYPADYQKVIDGAKKEAKLVIYGATDSKATQPLIKDFSALYPGITVEYNDMNSTEVYNRFISEAAAGGNTADVMWSSAMDLQVKLASEGHAMAYKSVEASKIPGWAVWNDMAYGTTFEPAAIVYNKRLVTAAEVPQTHADFAKLITSEKFKDKVTTYDIEKSGVGFMFMTQDAQDYPQFPALEQALGAARVRVQSSTGTMLERISSGENLIGYNVLGSYALVRAKADPSIGIVLPKDYTLIISRVQFINKSAKNPNAAKLWIDYMLSHRGQTVIANESKLYAIRADVKGETTSADLIKLIGEKNIKPVPVGPAVLTYLAPAKRMAFLKQWKETAGKK from the coding sequence ATGAAACTTACCAAGACCATTTTGAGCGCTGCAATCGCGGCAACCCTGGCCGGCGCCGCGATGAGCGCGTATGCCCAGGTCCCGGCCGGCTACCCGGCCGACTACCAGAAGGTGATCGACGGCGCCAAGAAAGAGGCCAAGCTGGTCATCTACGGCGCGACTGACAGCAAGGCCACCCAGCCGCTGATCAAGGACTTCAGCGCGCTGTACCCCGGCATCACGGTCGAATACAACGACATGAATTCCACCGAGGTGTATAACCGCTTCATCTCCGAGGCGGCGGCCGGCGGCAACACCGCCGACGTGATGTGGTCGTCGGCGATGGACCTGCAGGTCAAGCTGGCGTCCGAAGGCCACGCGATGGCCTACAAGTCGGTTGAAGCCTCGAAGATCCCCGGCTGGGCGGTGTGGAACGACATGGCCTACGGCACCACGTTCGAGCCGGCTGCGATCGTCTACAACAAGCGCCTGGTGACGGCCGCCGAAGTGCCGCAGACGCACGCCGACTTCGCCAAGCTGATCACGTCCGAAAAATTCAAGGACAAGGTCACCACTTACGACATCGAGAAGTCCGGCGTCGGTTTCATGTTCATGACCCAGGACGCGCAGGACTATCCGCAGTTCCCGGCGCTGGAACAGGCGCTGGGCGCGGCGCGCGTGCGCGTGCAGTCGTCCACCGGCACCATGCTCGAGCGGATCTCGTCGGGCGAGAACCTGATCGGCTACAACGTGCTCGGTTCCTACGCGCTGGTGCGCGCCAAGGCCGACCCATCGATCGGCATCGTGCTGCCGAAGGACTACACGCTGATCATCTCGCGCGTCCAGTTCATCAACAAGTCGGCCAAGAACCCGAACGCCGCCAAGCTGTGGATCGACTACATGCTGTCGCACCGCGGCCAGACCGTCATCGCCAACGAATCGAAGCTGTATGCGATCCGCGCCGACGTCAAGGGCGAAACCACTTCGGCCGACCTGATCAAACTGATCGGCGAGAAGAACATCAAGCCGGTGCCGGTCGGACCTGCCGTGCTGACCTACCTTGCGCCGGCCAAGCGCATGGCCTTCCTGAAGCAGTGGAAGGAAACCGCGGGCAAGAAATAA
- a CDS encoding sensor histidine kinase, protein MAPLATLLQRRLAAAPLGSLRSQLLRWLLVPLVLLVAINSISAYNNGIDAADQAYDRSLLASTRALAERVSIRDGKVVADVPYVALDSFETDTLGRIYYKVTGINGETVSGFGDLPPVPANVPRSEAYPALVRFYKADYNGEPVRIAALLQPVFDDSMRGIALIQVGETMEARKGLSRKILFDTLLRQGAMLLAVAALVWFAVRLVLAPLMRLKSEVERRDVHDLSDVDPALVHREVRPLVAAMNTTMSRMQKLIAGQRRFIADASHQLRTPLTVLKTQAELALRENDVQAMRSIVASIAATTDSTVHLANRLLTLARIEHGSEAAALAPVSLPDIARQVGLELALPAVQKKIDLSLEAAGEVVVDGQALMLHEMVSNLVDNAIRYTPAGGHVILRVRATPSGALLQVEDSGEGIAEGEREKVFRPFYRSSASLAANQGGTGLGLAIVRDIATLHGAGITLSEGADGRGLKVSIGFPPARQLDSAAPSLR, encoded by the coding sequence ATGGCGCCGCTGGCCACCCTGCTGCAGCGGCGCCTCGCCGCCGCGCCGCTCGGCAGCCTGCGCAGCCAGCTGCTGCGCTGGCTGCTGGTGCCGCTAGTGCTGCTGGTGGCGATCAACTCGATCTCGGCCTACAACAACGGCATCGACGCGGCCGACCAGGCCTACGACCGCTCGCTGCTGGCGTCAACGCGCGCGCTGGCCGAGCGGGTCTCGATCAGGGACGGCAAGGTGGTGGCCGACGTGCCCTACGTCGCGCTCGACAGCTTCGAGACCGACACGCTGGGCCGCATCTATTACAAGGTCACCGGCATCAACGGCGAGACCGTCTCCGGCTTCGGCGACCTGCCGCCGGTGCCGGCCAATGTGCCGCGCTCGGAGGCCTATCCCGCGCTGGTGCGCTTCTACAAGGCCGACTACAACGGCGAGCCGGTGCGCATCGCCGCGCTGCTGCAGCCGGTGTTCGACGATTCGATGCGCGGCATCGCCCTGATCCAGGTCGGCGAGACGATGGAGGCGCGCAAAGGGCTGTCGCGCAAGATCCTGTTCGACACCCTGCTGCGCCAGGGCGCGATGCTGCTGGCGGTGGCCGCGCTGGTGTGGTTTGCCGTGAGGCTGGTGCTGGCGCCGCTGATGCGGCTGAAAAGCGAAGTCGAACGGCGCGACGTGCACGACCTGTCGGATGTCGATCCGGCGCTGGTGCACCGCGAAGTGCGCCCGCTGGTGGCGGCGATGAACACCACCATGAGCCGCATGCAAAAGCTGATCGCCGGCCAGCGCCGCTTCATCGCCGACGCTTCGCACCAGCTGCGCACGCCGCTCACTGTGCTCAAGACCCAGGCCGAGCTGGCGCTGCGCGAGAACGACGTGCAGGCGATGCGCTCTATCGTCGCGTCGATCGCGGCGACCACCGATTCGACCGTCCACCTGGCCAACCGGCTGCTGACGCTGGCGCGCATTGAGCATGGCAGCGAGGCGGCGGCGCTGGCGCCGGTGTCGCTGCCGGACATCGCGCGCCAGGTCGGGCTGGAACTGGCGCTGCCAGCGGTGCAGAAGAAGATCGACCTGTCGCTGGAGGCCGCCGGCGAGGTGGTGGTCGATGGCCAGGCGCTGATGCTGCACGAGATGGTCAGCAACCTGGTGGACAACGCGATCCGCTACACGCCGGCCGGCGGCCACGTGATCCTGCGCGTGCGGGCGACGCCGTCGGGAGCGCTGCTGCAGGTGGAGGACAGCGGCGAAGGCATCGCCGAGGGCGAGCGCGAGAAAGTGTTCCGGCCGTTCTACCGCTCGAGCGCGTCGCTGGCGGCCAACCAGGGCGGCACCGGGCTCGGGCTGGCGATCGTGCGCGACATTGCGACGCTGCACGGAGCCGGCATCACGCTGTCGGAGGGCGCCGACGGGCGCGGGCTGAAGGTCAGCATCGGTTTTCCGCCTGCGCGGCAACTAGATTCCGCTGCGCCATCATTGCGTTGA
- a CDS encoding iron ABC transporter permease — protein MSTLSLSGSPRLNWPRGLVVTLTCIAVFLPLLLIFYQSFLSAPFFMPTKVLGLEAYQFIFDDSDFWMAAKNGFILAAGLAAIAVPLGGMLAFLMIRTDLPGRGWIAPLLLVPIFVSPMVMGFGYVVSMGPVGFYSTWAKQLLGFVPWNIYSFTSIVIIAGLTHVPHVYLYASSALKSLGSDVEEAARVAGASPLQVMLNVSLPMIMPALAYAGVLVFFLGFEVFGLVLVLGDPEGHLVLATYLYKLTNKLGTPSYHLMAAVAVCLVMVTMPLVMMQRWLLKSANKYVSIKGKGARQKAMPLGRWKWVAFALLAGWLIFTIVLPISGIVLRSFVQYWGEGVKLADVLTLQHFRDIFEQPSLMRGIFNTVLIGVVGGALAVCCYSAIALAMHRKPDGITRLLDYSVLVPRAVPGLLAGLAFLWVFLFVPSWLDGMLQTSDSGIAVYLHEHLIPALRAVRSTIFALWLAYSVVWLAYGMRLISTALLQVGPELEEAARAVGATRGQVTRDVTLPLIKFGLMGAWLMVFLIFEREYSTGVYLLSPGTEVIGAMLVSLWAGGSTDLVAALSFINITLVAIGLGIALRFGVKLHN, from the coding sequence ATGTCTACCTTATCCTTATCCGGTTCGCCGCGCCTTAACTGGCCGCGCGGACTGGTGGTGACGCTCACCTGTATCGCCGTCTTCCTGCCGCTCCTGCTGATCTTCTACCAGAGCTTCCTGTCGGCGCCGTTCTTCATGCCGACCAAGGTGCTGGGGTTGGAAGCCTACCAGTTCATCTTCGACGACTCCGACTTCTGGATGGCCGCGAAGAACGGCTTCATTCTCGCCGCCGGCCTGGCCGCGATCGCCGTGCCGCTGGGCGGCATGCTGGCTTTCCTGATGATCCGCACCGACCTGCCGGGCCGCGGCTGGATCGCGCCGCTGCTGCTGGTGCCGATCTTCGTGTCGCCGATGGTGATGGGCTTCGGTTACGTCGTCTCGATGGGGCCGGTCGGCTTCTACTCGACCTGGGCCAAGCAGCTGCTCGGCTTCGTGCCATGGAATATCTATTCGTTTACCAGCATCGTCATCATCGCCGGCCTGACCCACGTGCCGCACGTCTATCTGTACGCCTCGTCGGCGCTGAAAAGCCTCGGCTCGGACGTCGAGGAAGCGGCGCGCGTGGCCGGCGCCTCGCCGCTGCAGGTGATGCTCAACGTGTCGCTGCCGATGATCATGCCGGCGCTGGCGTATGCCGGCGTGCTGGTGTTCTTCCTCGGTTTCGAAGTGTTCGGCCTGGTGCTGGTGCTGGGCGACCCGGAAGGCCACCTGGTGCTGGCGACTTATCTGTACAAGCTGACGAATAAACTTGGCACCCCGTCGTACCACCTGATGGCCGCCGTCGCGGTGTGCCTGGTGATGGTGACGATGCCGCTGGTGATGATGCAACGCTGGCTGCTCAAGTCGGCCAACAAGTATGTGTCGATCAAGGGCAAGGGCGCGCGCCAGAAGGCCATGCCGCTGGGCCGCTGGAAGTGGGTCGCGTTCGCGCTGCTGGCCGGCTGGCTGATCTTCACCATCGTGCTGCCCATCTCCGGCATCGTGCTGCGCTCGTTCGTGCAGTACTGGGGCGAGGGCGTGAAGCTGGCCGACGTGCTGACCCTGCAGCACTTCCGCGACATCTTCGAGCAGCCATCGCTGATGCGCGGCATCTTCAACACGGTCCTGATCGGCGTGGTCGGCGGCGCGCTGGCCGTGTGCTGCTACAGCGCCATCGCACTGGCGATGCACCGGAAGCCCGACGGCATCACCCGCCTGCTCGATTACAGCGTGCTGGTGCCGCGCGCCGTGCCTGGCCTGCTGGCCGGCCTGGCCTTCCTGTGGGTGTTCCTGTTCGTTCCGAGCTGGCTCGATGGGATGCTCCAGACCAGCGACAGCGGCATCGCGGTCTACCTCCACGAGCACCTGATCCCGGCGCTGCGCGCGGTGCGCTCGACTATCTTCGCCTTGTGGCTGGCGTATTCGGTGGTGTGGCTGGCCTACGGCATGCGTCTGATTTCGACCGCGCTGCTGCAGGTCGGGCCGGAGCTGGAAGAAGCGGCGAGGGCGGTCGGCGCCACCCGCGGCCAGGTCACCCGCGACGTCACGCTGCCGCTGATCAAATTCGGCCTGATGGGCGCCTGGCTGATGGTGTTCCTGATTTTCGAGCGCGAATATTCGACCGGCGTCTACCTGCTCTCGCCGGGCACCGAAGTGATTGGCGCGATGCTGGTATCGTTGTGGGCAGGCGGCTCGACGGACCTGGTGGCGGCACTCTCCTTCATCAACATTACACTGGTCGCGATTGGCCTCGGCATCGCGTTGCGCTTCGGCGTCAAGCTGCATAACTAA